TtatgctgctactgctgctgctgctgctgctggccccAAAGGATTGCGCCGAAACATTGGCCAGCTCCTGGATATCCAGGGAGCGGCAGGCCGCCGATGTCGTCACGGTTTCAATGTTCTCCAAACCCATCGACTTCTGGGGAAGGAGTAAAGATAACTATTAGTAAATAATATCTTATCGGACAATTGATGAGGACTCACCTTTGCGACCTGTGCTGATTGCGAGCCCAGTTTGCAGACACCCAGGTGATTACTGCTTGCGTTTGCATTCGCGGCGGCATTAAGATCACTTGATATTAGATTATTGAGCTGGTGCGTGGGCAGCGGTTTTGTTACGTGCAATTGGTCAATAGTGTTATTACTCGTGGCGGGGGAATTGTGAGATTTTTTggtgtcgctgctgctgctgccagtACAACTGGCGTGGATCACACCAACGTCAATGTGGTCATGACTATGCGATACGGCGCCACCAACGCCCAGCGATGGCAGGCTGATATCCAACATCAGTGAATCGTTGTCGTTCTCCAAAAATCGAGTACTAACAGTAGCACTGTTGTTCACTTGCATTTTCGACGCATTGCAACCACCGTCCGCcgcctgctgttgttgcttgcTCGATTGGTTGTTGGTTGTGTGGTTTATTTGGTGGCTACTGTTGTTAATTTGATTATCATCACTAATGTTATTATTACTTTTACTGTTCGCGCTATTGTCCGATTGCAATTGGTCTTGCTGCTGCCCATATTCGGATCGCCAGTGATCCCTGGGCTCGGCTTCCGTCTCCAGAACATTGCCGACCATGTTCACAGATGGCAGCAGGTAGACCACGTTGGATAAACTGCTGCTATTGCTGTTCGCGTTGGGGCCATTGCTGTTGATcatgctgttgttgttgttgctgctgttattgttattattgttgctaATGACATTGCCGCCACGATCACGATGAAGGCTTGGCTGCGGGTTCTCCTTCAGATTGTTATTGTTAACAGTCAAAGTGGACAGGCTGGTGACACGCAACGGCTGCGATTGACCAGTATCTATAACCtttggaattttcatttccTCTATACTGTAGGTACAAGTTAGCTCGTCCAGTGCGGATAGGCGCTTCTCCTTCCGCTTCTGTCCCAATTTGATGGCAAACTGTTGTGGAGAAAGATTATTACAATATGCTGCGTGCATGGATGAAATTGAATGGCAACGAAACCTACCTCAAGATCCTCGTATGTCTTAAACTCCAGTATAGCGAATCCATCGATGATTTCCTCCTCGAGCACCGGAGATCGTGGCAGCTTTCTTCGAACCGGAGGTGGTGGTCGAGGCGGTGGCTTGTCGCGCGGCAAGAGCAGTGTGGACGAGGACGAGGTCGAGAGCAGATCCTCGTCCAGCGACTCACCCTCGCTATCGCTAGGCGTGGCCATCAGACCCGAGTTGCACTCGGGGGAATGTGGTGGATTTAGGAGTAACGATGCAATACTATCTGTGGGCGGCAGCAGATTGTTGCTgccattgctgctgctggtgaagTTTCCATTTGAGTTGTTGCTATCCTCGCCCATGCTGCCAGCGCTGTTGATGTGATAGATCATCCCATTGTTGCCGGGTCCTGCCGCCGATCCGTTGCCCATTGCAACCGCCGAGGATCCGCCACCGACGCCGCTGTTGGGCGTGACGAGGCCAACTCCACCTCCCTGGCCACCGTTGGCCGCACTCATGGCACTGCCGACCCCCACAGAGGATCCGGCTATGAACGTGCCACTCAGCGAGCTGGCATTGCATCGACTGTCGCGTTCCGCTTGCAAACGCTGGGCACGTTCCCTCCGGCGTTTCTGCTGGCGCTGTTGCTTGGCATTCAGACTCAGAtgagtgctgctgctggaggtgGTGCTGTGGCCATTGGTATTCCCAGCAGCCACCGCTCCTGATCCCGCTCCGAAGCCGGACTGACTACCGGCTATGCTAGCAGtgcctcctccgcctcctaCTCCTCCTACTCCCGCACTGGAATTCAGCTGTGGCATTATTGTGGATGCCGCCGCCGTCGGAGGAGACGTCGGGGATCGCGAATCTATGCCGGCTGAGGCAGAGACGGCCGCTGCGGCTGCCACAATCGAGAGTTCCGTGTCGGAGTCAAAGTCACAGGCACTGGGAGCCATCGATACCGCCGAAACAGGTGGACAGGTGGGCTCCGATATCGAGACGGGTGATGCCGGGGGAATCGCTGCCACGGCCATTGGTTTGCCGCCATCCGATGCCGACGTCGCCGTCGTCGCCGCCGTCGAGGAGGTGTTCGATACAAACGATGGCCGAGCACGCGGCATGGAGCCCAGATCGGCTATATTGGCACTTGCTTGAACTAAGGCGGTCGCCGTCGGCGGAGGAAGATGCAGTACCGCCAGGGCGCCGGTCGAACTCTTTGATATACTCTGGCCCACTACCGTGAGCACTTGGGACTGTGGCTGTGACTGCGATTGCGACTGGGACGACTGTGAGCTGGCGCTGGAGTGTGAATGTGAGTGGGAGTGCGACTCGCTCTTCTCATCCTGGACTGTGACAGCGGGAACGGAGGATCCAATGTCCTGCGACGATGATATATGCTTGATTTGGGATCCTATTCCATTAATACTACTGCTGCCCGACGCAGACGTCTTTGATTTAACGCTGGCATTTGATGTGTCCATTTCTTTTGCTACGTAAAGCTTCCAGTGGATTACACTTCAGTTCCTTTTCCTTGGGAATACAAATTATCGATGAGCATTATTATGTATATTGCTATCTGGACCAAACCTTTTCCAATGCATTCGGCTATGATTTTTATCTATATATTTCTTttctatttctttttttttctttggaaGGAGGGGTTTTCTATGCCATCGATAAGGCGAAAGCTTTACAAATATTGGATTTAAGGTGCTACTACGGCCGATTCAATCGCGTGTATTTTGAAAAAATCGATGCTGCGCCGACTGTTTTTACGTGATATTGTTATTTGGTGGCCACTGTGGGGTTTTTCGCATTCCGACCGGTTAACATATTTGATTAGAGTCACTAATTTggttaaaaataataattgtacaagttgttttcatttcgtttgCTCTTTTCCTTGTGGTCAACTTCCCTATTGCGCTTTTTtctgtacacacacacataatatttaattctgcacactttttttttacaaCAAACACTTATTGTTTTTTCGGGTCAGCGGGATTGCACACAAATCAGAACAGatgtaaaatataataaaaaaaataaataacataaaGCCGATATGAGAATTCACCGAAAATAGTccatatttattttgtctaGCACTTTATCATTCGTCATAtactcttcttcttcttcttcgtaTTCCTCCTCTGCTGCTTCTtctccttcttcttcttgaaatatatgtatgcacatatatgtacgtacatgCATGCGTACATATAAATTCGTACGAGTATAcgtatgtatatttatatacaccAGTTcggttttgcttttgctgttgctttttctTGCTTTCCTTCTTTCTTTCGGCCTTTTTTTCTCTATGCCTCCGTGTTCGTTCCGTCTATAAGTCTGCCGCTAGCGAGTGCACAAACCATTTAACCAGAGTTTCACACCGTTGcctttgcaaataaaattacgataaaagaattttttttttttaatgagaAGAGAAAATTTTGAAGCagcttctttttatttttactctTTCGCAGAACTTTTGTTGGCTTTTCTCTTAAAGATTTGCAGAAGCAgcgcagaaacagaaacaataGTGTCATCTCGCTCACACTTACACTTTTCTAATTGcgacatacgtacatacaaaATACGACAACgacaaatacaaatacgacgacgacgacgacgaatTTTTGTGAACTGTATGCGATTGTTCGtacatttttacattttccaCACACACCGAACGCACAACGAACGACCAAAACGATCGATTGTGCATCAACGCGTTATATGCATCGCTACCAAACTAACTGTCATCACGGctattatgtatattttacATAAAATCCAATATTATTTTCCGAAAATTTTGTTAACCACAAAGAACCAACATAGTCTCTCAGAGACGGACCAAATTTTCGATAGCTGcagaaaatcattttcaagggGATAACATTATGATAACTATCGAAACAGCGGTCAGTCTCCACTGGTGGCCGCGATTTCGGGCGTTTCACACCGATAACAAGATGCGAAAAGTTGGTTTCAAAAAATACTGGGAACAAATGGAATAAGATAAAATCAATTAGAAAAAACcggtttttagtttttgttgcAGTTCAGGATGCTCCCACCTCCCAAATAAAGATATTGAATGTTTaagtatttaatttgtatttcaaatatagttacatttaaatttatattgcCACGAAAATGACTCCCATACCCTCCACACATTGGCCTCCtccttaaataattttatgattTCCGTTTGTTACATTTTTATGAATATACGACTATAATATATGGAACAAGATCACATCACAACGTGAATTATAGTAACAACTATAGCTTTTGTCAAGGCTGCACTCTAAGAATAACATTCAAAAACGATTTTATCTGTTTTAAATTCTTCTGAAATGTTCACGATAAATTTAATGCCTTGATTTGTACGGTTCAAATTGGGGCGTGTTCTTTAAATGTTTTCCAAATAGGTCTTGTTCTCGATTTTAAAGGAGCAGAGGCAGCATCAAAAAGAGTCGGAAATGCTATttagttttgttgtgtttcTAACCGAAAATAAACTACTACAGCCACAtccaaaagcaaaacaaaaaacccgATTCGCTAACAGTCGGTAGAAGAAATGGGCTGATCTTGTgcgttttttttgtttgttgcatTGCCTTGCAAAATGTGACTTTCCTTTTCTTGTTTGGTGTCATCAGTCTCAGTTTTCGACTTGGGTAGGTTCTTTCGCTCTTGTTCATCATTGTTAACATTCTCCTCGTCCTCATCATCGTCATAGTTGGTTGGTTCCTCGCCCTTGCGCAATAGCTTTCCAACCAGCTCATATTTTTCTAAATAACATAATGAGAACGTTAGTTTACCTATGGATCTgagcatatacatatatatacgatTTAATTACCCTTGAACTGCATTTCCCATTCCCGCACAGAGTCCATTTCCACGGCACTTAAATCGCTCAGGTCATCGTATTCATCCTTGTCAATTGAAACCACGCTGAAAGTGGCCAAGTTTCGGGAGGCATCTCTTCCCGCAAAAGTTGCGTAGGGTCCACCTGAAAACCAGATAATCATCATATAGTTTTAGTTTGTTGGAGTCAGCAGTCTGGTCATCATGAACACAGCACCGTAGATAGAAGATAGTATACAATCAAGTGCGCAACTTAAGGGTTTTCTGCGCATCTACGTCACAAGTGTCGTGCATCTTGCTCGCACTCGTTACTTTTAGTTAAAATACTTAAGGGAAAAGTGCAATCCGTTGTTGAAATGCCACTGGTTTCTGTTTGGTGTCTTTGAACATTTCAATTAAGGCATTTACATTAGGAAGTATTTAGATTTGATAAGGCGGATAACCCAAAGTGGCTACAATTGAATCACTATCTCATAAATAGTTCTATGAAAATGACGATCATGGTGAACTATTTTAGCATTTCATGCTTAACAATAAATTATGCGGAAAACACCTAGTCGACATTTGGTAggcattatttaattattgaaTTTGGTTAGATAGTTGCGCTATCTAAAACGAAAAGTTTCTTGTTGATAAGCTGTTAATCTTAGCGCAAAAAAATTACGAAATATAGCAGAGATATGAGCAAATGTCGTGCAATATCTCCTCCCACAGAAATTAAATGCGATTAAGAAAGTTACAGATATCAGGAAAACCAATATTGTGATATATCATTGCAATTATAGGTAGACATCGAGGGATAATAATAAGGGGATCTTGGCAATCAAACACATAATAAATACCAAAATCCCTTCCTTATAATCGGCAATAGATCAATCTAAAATATTGCTAATGGGATATGCTATACTGTAAGCTTAGGAAcaacttaaattaaaatatttatgacttATCACTCACCTGGACCGTAAAAACGCCTTCCTTTGCTGACATCGTAAACGCTTCCATTGACGGCGACCAAAACCCGGCCATCCGGCTGAGTTCCATCGTACTGGCGAAGCTCCTTCACAGTGAAATCGCGTCGGATTTTGGGTAACTCCGGTTCGGATGGCTTTGCAACGCCCACGGATGGCACTTCGGTGCGATCCCGAACGATTTTATAGACCAGGAAGCAGATGATTGCCAGGAGGGCCAGGTTCATTGGACTGTACAGGATTTCGCGGATTATGTTGCCCAGAAATGAGGAATCATCGTTGTTTAGATTGTTGCCGATTTCTTTGTCGTAGGCCGAACTAGGATCTGCACCCACTTTGGAATCCATCTTGTTCGGTTAGTTTACTTGCTGCACTGGATGTTGCTATGCACTGAATGTTACAATATTGTACATCAACCTGCGAATTGTGTATACTgtcatttaataaatatgcGTTTCGTGATCGGATTTTATGTAAAAAAGCGGTTTGGTATTCCGAAAAAGgggtaaatatatgtaagcGCATTGGTAATGGAccaaaatatatgtacatatgtaattGCAATGTAAATTCCAAAGTTTATTAGCTCACCTTTTAGACGTGCCGTCTCGATTCGATTATTTTCATATTCCTCTGATCAATTTTTGCTGCGCAACAATGATTTCATAAATTAATATCTTTATTGCTCAGCAGCACCGACCTTTTGCGACTTACTGTATTTACAATTTTACGAACTACTTATGAAAATTGTGACAATGATTTTAGTAGGTTAAAGGTCTTTCATTACTGAAAAGTAATCGACAGAAGCGATAGCAGCGTGTTGTCAAACACCAAGCAGATATAACGCGGTTTTTCCACTGAAATTTTCTCATGGAACGGTGGGAAAAATTGTATATATCAACGTCGGTTCTCACTGATGGAAAATTCAGAGCTactaaaatacaatttaaattatttaatatgaaTGAGCAAACTTGGTTTTAACCTGGCTTATGGCAAGTTACTCAGCAATCTACTgttaaaaaacttttattcTGTGAATTCTTAGATATGAAGTTAAATGAAGTGCAAATAAGCTATCTCCGAATTAAAGTGGTCCAGAGTGCTCGAACTTATTGTCCATCTCTAACGCATTTTTAAAACGCAAGTGGCTGGTCACACTGatgttattccacattatattttgtattgtATTCTAGTTTATCTAATCTagcaaatatatttaaggCAACTAGACTAAATGCTAAGCATTCGTGTTTTAAGGCTACAAAATGGACACTCCATTCTTAACAACGCCTGCCAATTGGCACTTTCGCGAAACAAGAGCTCCAAAAGTTCGAGCAAAGACAACGTAACGCGCCAGGGAAAAATATTTGGCTCGTTGTTTGGAAATCGGCTCAAAGGCAGCAAAAACCATTGGTATCCATCGCCCGATGCAGGAACATCAGGCAATCAGAAGTCGATGCACGCCTTGAAGTTTGGAACCCCACACTCGAAGACAACTGCCAGCCACAACAATCGACGCATGTCTGTTCTGAACAAGTTGTTCATGACGAACATCACTGATATTCTGGCCACCGGCGCAGTTGCCGATTCCATCGTGGGACAGGGAGTGCAGATTTCCTATGTCAAGATCACCAGCGACTTCTCCCGCATCAATGTCTATTGGATGGGCAAGGATGGCGGGGAGAACCAAGAGCTCGAGAACACATTGAACCGCATGAGCGGCAGACTGCAGCACGAGCTGTCGCAGCTGCATCTGATGGGCGAAGTGCCAAAGATCAAGTTTGTCCGGGACAAAACGAGCACTGGTCTCCATCAGGTCCATGAGGTTCTGTCCAAGATCGATCTTCAGCATAGTTACTCTAGTTCAAATGCGGAAGTTGAAGAAAGCGACACGCAGAGTTGTCAGCCGGCTGCGGATGAGGAATGGCCGGAGATGCGACAGGATTTCCTCAGTTTTAACCAAAGCTTAGTTATGGACAAGATTCTCGGCAAGATGCGCAAGTCCAAAGAGGCCTGGGTTCATCATAGGCAAAATATTGCCAAAACCTAACGTTTGTTAAATCCCTCGACTTATGTACATAATGTTAATTATTAAAGTGTTATCAATACAATGTAAATTGGGTTCTTAAGTTGGAAATAGGAGTAGGGTCTGTAAACATTTGATCATTTTCCAATAAGTTTGAAATGATGGCTACATTTGACCCCAACCAGTTCATCATGTTGAGTGGTTTTAAAATAGAGTATCGACTGCGTTTCTAAAAAAAAGCTTTAACGGCTTAAAATTGAATGTCAAAGGTCAAATCATCACCATAATCGATTATATCGAATGATGTTGCTTTTAAAGCTTGCGCACTGCATCTGTATCCGTTATCGATATAAAGCAAAGACGCAAATAGGCGGACATGCGCACAAAATGAAAAGTTTTATAAGCTTTTAGTATTGGTAATATATTTCCATCAGGATATGCCTATTGTAGCtgtgcatttaatttaataaatatattaatagtTACTTGCAAGTTAATGTATTCAAATCAGCTGTTTTTAATAGTTGCGATAGTGGGCGACCTTGCGCTTAAATTGATATCGATGGCGGATAAAGCACTTGACTTGTTATCGAAACCAACACTTAAGCTTCGGCATACGGAAGCTATTCGATATATCGATGTATCGCGAGTGATTCACCCAGCCCTATCAATTATACCAAAAAAATCAGACCAGACCAGCTTATCGGGTACAGATTGATTACTTTCTTGCATCTCTAGTTTTAGTCGAAAAAATCCATTGAACCGATTTGGAAGCGGAGTGTGGTGATAGTTGTCAGTTTTGCACAATAAGAagaatatttgtttaaaagaCCAAGCCAAAGCCCAAATCGCAGTGCGCTCTTTGTGGCGATAAACATGACATCTACACTAACACAACACAGTTAAGCCTGAGAAATAAGTGACAAATTGGAAAAGTCGATGATAAATTCGTTTGGGAGTATATATACAAATTCTTTTCGTGTAAATGTCGATAAACATTTTTGCTTCAAAGCCCAACAATCATACCCACCTTTACCTTTTTCGCGATTCCAATTCCGATTTCAATAAATTTCGCTACATCGCCATTATAAACCGAAGAAGCAAGAAAGGTTATTGTGGTGGTACATACAATATATCGGGTTAATCGTGTGGGAGAATGAGTAACTCATGAGTGCTCTCCAATAACGATTTCTGTTTGCGATTTTCCCTGCTCCCCCACGACTTACGCATATTTGTTATTAACCACCACCCCACCGCCCCACACAaattttgtcaatttttttttgttgtgttaTCTATTGCAAACGAAAAGAAAAGTGATGGAACGCATGAGAGTATTTATAATGCAGTAATTGTATTTTGCAGAGGAGTGTGTGCAGTGAAGAAGAGCCAGCGATTAAAGGAAACACAGCAAGAGAAAAACAAGACCCGCGGAGCTGAGcagcaaaaacacaaacatcCGGACGAGTTGGGATCGCAGTTCGATCTGATCTGATCTGATATCTAATCTAATCTAATTGTGTGGGAAATCGGACCTCGCCGCAATGGATAGTTTAATAACAATTGTTAACAAGCTGCAAGATGCGTTCACATCGCTCGGCGTCCACATGCAACTGGATCTGCCGCAGATCGCGGTGGTCGGTGGCCAATCAGCTGGCAAGAGTTCCGTCTTGGAGAACTTCGTGGGCAAGTGAGTATCCCACCCAACGCCTTATCAGCATATTTCCCTCTCATATGGGATCATACTATCATACCATATCACCCTATCAGCAACCCGAATATCTGGCCTACATATATGGTGATTGATAATGGACCTGAAGGCGCCTTTGGCCTGCAGCGCGAATCGATTTTTCTGCACGCCAGTGCTCAGCGAAAAGTAGcactattatttcaaatgttCCGTGGAATGCCCAATTAAACGTTACTGGGAAACTATGACTAATCGCTGATATCACTCGCTTTCAgccattgtttttttttggttgtttATTAACAATCAATAATTGCTGTCTACGAAACAAGTGTACACTTGCTCATAATGACCAAACCATATCAGTGGTCTTAACTTAATTATGATGATAAGAATTTTATCTTCCACCTGCACAAAGCTGTTGAAAATCCAAAAGCACCGCAGCTCGACAAACTATATTCACAAAATGTATTGAAGAACACCTAAATACGTATTTTGAAATCTAAATTGTATGTATCAATGCGATTTCTTGTGTTTGTATCTATAAGCCTGCGCTGTCTCTCATTTTTCTTTGTTAGTGTCCACTCTAAATACAAACATATAACGAAAACAATGGCTTACGCCCCAAAAAAATGCAGATAAGACCAATGATAGTATGTCGCCGATTTAAGTTTTCCCCCCACTCCTACCAACGATTTGTAGAGAAACTCACATTCTATATGTTTACTTTcgaataattttgaaaaagTTTGACCTCCTTTAGGGTCGATTTACTTATTTTCCATGCCTTGCTTGCTAATTAGGGGGGGTGCGCTGAAAAAGAACATTAATCAATATGCCCATTCATGTATTTACAAACTGCATTAAACCATGTAAAGTTTGTGCTTACATAAGTCCACTATGTTCAAAATAGTCCAGATAGAATTCGCATGCGCCGTGCtttttatttgtatgtatgtatgtatgtatgtgtgtcaATTAGGGTGGttccaccgcccaccgccccccGCCCACCTGACACCACTGAGCCGTCGGCGGAAGCGAAAGAGGCAGCCCACCCACGGCCAGCAGGCCAAAGTCTTAATGTCAATGGAAAATGAAGGCTTCTATTAACTGGGCAGTGCGAACAGGATGTAGGTGACCAGAGTGGTCAGAATGACCCATTTCCCCCATTCAATTTATTAGCCTAGCTAACCAATAGCATTTCTTTAATTACTCCGAGGTATTAAACAATGCCCAACACCCTTCCTGGTCAGAAGAAAATACATGTTTACACAACACTCTTGTCCTCAACTGGGATTGTTAAACACTAGCTGCAAGGCATAAGTTGAAGTTCCATTAAGTTTGTAGTACTGGCAACTCAAATACGCATTATTCCACGCAATTTCAAAATGGATTGATTCCCTCTACATACTTCTTAAGCCCACAATCCGAAAACCAAAGTACACACTTGTATAATTCCATTATTAAATACAAAACGTTTCCCCATTTTACAGAGATTTCTTGCCGCGTGGCTCTGGCATCGTGACTCGCAGACCACTAATCTTGCAACTGATCAATGGAGTTACCGGTAAGCTGAACATTTGATATGATCAAGGAGAAGCTATCTTCTAATGCACATTTGCTATTTATTGCAGAATATGGAGAGTTCCTTCACATTAAAGGCAAGAAGTTTTCCAGCTTCGATGAGATCAGAAAAGAAATCGAAGATGAAACGGATCGTGTGACCGGTAGTAACAAAGGCATTTCAAACATTCCAATTAATTTGCGCGTCTACTCGCCGCACGTACTCAATTTAACCCTGATCGATTTGCCCGGCCTGACAAAGGTGGCCATTGGCGATCAGCCGGTGGATATTGAGCAGCAAATTAAGCAGATGATATTCCAATTTATTCGCAAAGAGACTTGTTTAATTCTGGCTGTGACCCCGGCCAATACCGATCTGGCCAATTCGGATGCCCTCAAGCTGGCCAAGGAGGTGGATCCACAGGGTGTGCGAACCATTGGCGTTATAACCAAGCTGGATCTGATGGACGAGGGCACCGATGCGCGCGACATTCTGGAGAATAAGCTGCTACCGCTGCGACGTGGCTACATTGGCGTGGTGAATAGATCCCAGAAGGATATCGAGGGTCGCAAGGATATCCACCAGGCGTTGGCCGCCGAACGCAAGTTCTTCTTGAGCCATCCCTCCTATCGGCACATGGCCGACCGTCTCGGCACCCCCTACTTGCAGCGCGTGCTCAACCAACAACTAACCAACCACATCAGGGACACGTTACCTGGCCTGCGGGATAAGTTGCAGAAGCAGATGCTCACTTTGGAGAAGGAGGTGGAGGAGTTCAAGCACTTTCAGCCAGGCGATGCCAGcatcaaaacaaaagctatGCTCCAGTAAGTTATAAAAAAATGGGATTCCCTTTTGTAACGATTGATTAAAATGGTGCATTTACATTCCTGCAGAATGATTCAGCAGCTGCAATCAGACTTTGAGCGAACTATTGAGGGCAGCGGCTCAGCTTTGGTGAACACAAACGAGCTCTCAGGTGGCGCCAAGATCAATCGCATTTTCCATGAACGGTAGGTGTTTGTGgtgcatttaaaaataaaaaactcaTAACATCTCGTTGCTTCAGTCTGCGCTTTGAGATCGTTAAGATGGCTTGTGATGAAAAGGAACTGCGACGAGAGATCTCATTTGCAATTCGAAATATCCATGGTATTCGCGTTGGCCTCTTCACACCCGACATGGCGTTCGAGGCGATTGTCAAGCGGCAGATAGCGCTGCTCAAGGAGCCGGTTATCAAGTGTGTCGATCTAGTCGTACAGGAACTTTCTGTGGTCGTGCGCATGTGCACAGCTAAAGTAAGTTGGCTAATTTGCTGCCCCAAGCTGAGCACTAAGTTTATATTGTTTCATCTTTGAACAGATGAGTCGATACCCACGTCTGCGTGAGGAGACCGAACGTATTATCACAACACATGTGCGCCAACGCGAGCACAGCTGCAAGGAACAGATCCTGCTGCTCATTGACTTTGAGCTGGCCTACATGAACACCAACCATGAGGACTTCATTGGCTTCGCCAAG
The Drosophila mauritiana strain mau12 chromosome X, ASM438214v1, whole genome shotgun sequence DNA segment above includes these coding regions:
- the LOC117147760 gene encoding putative ribosome-binding factor A, mitochondrial — encoded protein: MLSIRVLRLQNGHSILNNACQLALSRNKSSKSSSKDNVTRQGKIFGSLFGNRLKGSKNHWYPSPDAGTSGNQKSMHALKFGTPHSKTTASHNNRRMSVLNKLFMTNITDILATGAVADSIVGQGVQISYVKITSDFSRINVYWMGKDGGENQELENTLNRMSGRLQHELSQLHLMGEVPKIKFVRDKTSTGLHQVHEVLSKIDLQHSYSSSNAEVEESDTQSCQPAADEEWPEMRQDFLSFNQSLVMDKILGKMRKSKEAWVHHRQNIAKT
- the LOC117147761 gene encoding membrane-associated progesterone receptor component 1, which produces MDSKVGADPSSAYDKEIGNNLNNDDSSFLGNIIREILYSPMNLALLAIICFLVYKIVRDRTEVPSVGVAKPSEPELPKIRRDFTVKELRQYDGTQPDGRVLVAVNGSVYDVSKGRRFYGPGGPYATFAGRDASRNLATFSVVSIDKDEYDDLSDLSAVEMDSVREWEMQFKEKYELVGKLLRKGEEPTNYDDDEDEENVNNDEQERKNLPKSKTETDDTKQEKESHILQGNATNKKNAQDQPISSTDC